The Corynebacterium vitaeruminis DSM 20294 genome window below encodes:
- the dxr gene encoding 1-deoxy-D-xylulose-5-phosphate reductoisomerase: MPRHERPGAPRKVLILGSTGSIGTQALEVIADNPDKFEVVGIAAGGRSPELVIAQAKALGLRADQVAVAGEEAARVVSEALGGTVLSGADSATRLVEEQPAELVLNGLVGSLGLAATLAVIRSGAYLALANKESLVAGGQWVVGQARPGQIIPVDSEHSAMAQALRAGSDLEVDRFVLTASGGPFRGWTRERMWDVTPEQAAAHPTWSMGQMNTLNSATLINKGLELIEATLLFGIPAERIEVTVHPQSIVHSMITFVDGATIAQASPPSMKLPISLAMNWPDRVPFAQPSLDFSAASTWEFFPVDNEAFPAVELAREVATVGGTHPAVYNAANEQAAASFLKGGIRFPQIVDVVEKVVGEASQFAGVPSSFDDVLAVEREARARADALVASLL, encoded by the coding sequence ATGCCGCGGCACGAGCGCCCGGGCGCGCCGCGCAAGGTCCTGATCCTCGGGTCGACGGGTTCCATCGGCACCCAGGCGCTCGAGGTGATCGCCGACAACCCCGACAAGTTCGAGGTGGTCGGCATCGCCGCCGGCGGGCGCTCGCCCGAGCTGGTCATCGCGCAGGCGAAGGCGCTGGGGCTTCGCGCCGATCAGGTCGCGGTGGCGGGGGAGGAGGCCGCGCGCGTCGTTAGCGAGGCGCTCGGCGGAACCGTGCTTTCCGGCGCCGATTCCGCCACCCGCCTGGTGGAGGAGCAGCCCGCGGAGCTCGTGCTCAACGGCCTCGTGGGTTCCCTGGGGCTTGCCGCCACGCTCGCGGTGATTAGGTCGGGCGCGTACCTGGCGCTGGCCAACAAGGAGTCGCTCGTCGCGGGCGGGCAGTGGGTGGTGGGCCAGGCGCGCCCGGGCCAGATCATCCCCGTCGACAGCGAGCACTCCGCGATGGCGCAGGCGCTGCGCGCGGGCTCCGACCTCGAGGTGGACCGCTTCGTGCTCACCGCCTCGGGCGGCCCCTTCCGCGGCTGGACCCGCGAACGGATGTGGGACGTGACCCCCGAGCAGGCCGCGGCGCACCCGACGTGGTCGATGGGGCAGATGAATACGCTCAACTCCGCCACCCTCATTAATAAGGGCCTCGAGCTGATCGAGGCGACCTTGTTGTTTGGCATCCCCGCCGAGCGCATCGAGGTGACCGTGCACCCGCAGTCGATCGTGCACTCGATGATCACCTTCGTCGACGGCGCCACCATCGCGCAGGCCTCCCCGCCGTCGATGAAGCTGCCGATCTCCCTGGCGATGAACTGGCCGGACCGTGTGCCCTTCGCCCAGCCGAGTCTGGACTTTTCCGCGGCGTCGACGTGGGAGTTCTTCCCCGTCGACAACGAGGCCTTCCCCGCGGTCGAGCTGGCGCGCGAGGTCGCCACCGTCGGCGGCACGCACCCGGCCGTGTACAACGCGGCCAACGAACAGGCGGCGGCCTCCTTCCTGAAGGGCGGCATCCGCTTCCCGCAGATCGTCGACGTCGTGGAAAAGGTCGTGGGCGAGGCCTCTCAGTTTGCTGGTGTACCCTCTTCCTTCGACGACGTCCTCGCTGTCGAGCGGGAGGCGCGTGCGCGCGCGGACGCCCTGGTGGCGAGCCTGCTCTAG
- a CDS encoding DUF2631 domain-containing protein, which yields MAGSHHIAPEVHNGVSTLDEPSAAWGWHDIGRNATQIAGWISVLFLLAYNFGNHKGHVETIFLFTFAALIAVGLLIQLFQPKGSQVRTLTAHNQPVGYKEKDWDYLQATCTGPYAELSDSQLRALNIEPSRVAHLRSLPQK from the coding sequence GTGGCTGGTTCCCACCACATCGCCCCTGAGGTCCACAACGGCGTGTCCACGCTGGATGAGCCTTCGGCCGCTTGGGGTTGGCACGACATCGGACGCAATGCAACCCAGATCGCCGGTTGGATTTCCGTGCTGTTCCTGTTGGCCTACAACTTCGGTAACCACAAGGGCCACGTCGAGACCATCTTCCTGTTCACCTTCGCCGCCCTCATCGCGGTCGGCCTCCTCATCCAGCTGTTCCAGCCGAAGGGCTCCCAGGTTCGCACCCTGACCGCCCACAACCAGCCGGTCGGTTACAAGGAGAAGGACTGGGACTATCTGCAGGCCACCTGCACTGGCCCGTACGCGGAGCTTTCCGACTCCCAGCTGCGCGCGCTCAACATCGAGCCGTCCCGCGTCGCTCACCTGCGCTCCCTGCCGCAGAAGTAA
- a CDS encoding alpha/beta hydrolase, protein MDWRIRPLGTAIRLAHPAFTQRSFRSANALLDRFLAGRWLGRSTSVTQVFVTRPDGTRLRLLVCRSRRRRPDAPVTGLLWLHGGGFALGIPEQDFIFGDLFCGDGSCVAVLPDYRRSTEAPYPAALEDCYLALVWMHERAEELGISRRQLFVGGDSAGGGLTAAVCLRARDEGTIPVAFQLPLYPMLDDRGITASSRGNDAPVWNTASNETAWRLYLRGVDEVPAYAAPARAEDLRGLPPACTFVGSIDPFRDETAEYVRRLRAAGVEAWLREFPGCFHAFDLLAYPAQPARQARRFLRDAFRHAQQQYFSG, encoded by the coding sequence ATGGATTGGCGGATTCGCCCGCTAGGCACGGCGATCCGCCTCGCGCACCCGGCGTTCACGCAGCGAAGCTTCCGCAGCGCGAACGCGCTGCTGGATCGCTTTCTCGCTGGCCGGTGGCTCGGGCGGTCCACCTCCGTCACGCAGGTCTTCGTCACCCGCCCCGACGGCACGCGCCTTCGCCTGCTCGTGTGCCGGAGCAGGCGTCGCCGCCCGGACGCACCCGTCACGGGGCTGCTGTGGCTGCACGGCGGCGGCTTCGCCCTGGGCATTCCCGAGCAGGATTTCATCTTCGGCGATCTCTTCTGCGGCGACGGCTCGTGTGTCGCGGTGTTGCCGGACTACCGCCGCTCCACCGAGGCGCCCTACCCCGCCGCGCTGGAGGACTGCTACCTCGCCCTGGTATGGATGCACGAGCGCGCGGAGGAGCTGGGCATCAGCAGGCGACAGCTGTTCGTCGGCGGCGACAGCGCGGGCGGCGGGCTCACCGCGGCCGTGTGCCTGAGGGCGCGCGACGAAGGCACCATCCCCGTCGCCTTCCAGTTGCCCCTCTACCCCATGCTCGACGACCGCGGGATCACCGCCTCCTCGCGGGGAAACGACGCACCGGTGTGGAACACCGCCTCCAACGAGACGGCGTGGCGGCTCTACCTCCGCGGCGTCGACGAGGTCCCGGCCTACGCCGCGCCCGCGCGCGCCGAGGACCTGCGCGGGCTTCCCCCGGCGTGCACGTTCGTGGGGTCGATCGATCCGTTTAGGGACGAGACCGCCGAGTACGTCCGGCGCCTACGTGCCGCGGGCGTCGAGGCGTGGCTGCGCGAGTTCCCCGGGTGCTTCCACGCCTTCGATCTGCTCGCCTACCCCGCCCAACCGGCGCGGCAGGCGCGACGCTTCCTGCGCGACGCGTTCCGCCACGCGCAGCAGCAGTACTTTTCCGGCTAG
- the rlmN gene encoding 23S rRNA (adenine(2503)-C(2))-methyltransferase RlmN: MPTPVALNFGAGRAKMPPTHFADLSPEERIDALKELGLPKFRANQLAKHYYGRMEADPRTMTDLPESAREKVADKLFPTLMTPVRKVEADDGETQKTLWRLHDGTLLESVLMRYPDRATLCISSQAGCGMACPFCATGQGGLDRNLSTGEIVDQVRAAAATMEAEGGRLSNIVFMGMGEPLVNYKRVVSAVRQITRPVPEGFGISQRNVTVSTVGLAPLIRKLADEDLSVTLAVSLHTPDDELRDTLVPVNNRWSVQEVLDAARYYADKSGRRVSIEYALIRDVNDQGWRADMLGKKLHKALGSKVHVNLIPLNPTPGSKWDASPKDRQDEFQRRVIAQGVPCTVRDTKGQEIAAACGQLAAEER; this comes from the coding sequence ATGCCTACTCCCGTTGCCCTGAACTTCGGCGCCGGTCGCGCCAAGATGCCGCCCACCCACTTCGCCGACCTCAGCCCCGAGGAGCGTATCGACGCGCTCAAGGAGCTCGGCCTGCCCAAGTTCCGCGCGAATCAGCTGGCCAAGCACTACTACGGCCGCATGGAGGCGGACCCGCGCACGATGACGGACCTGCCCGAGTCGGCGCGCGAGAAGGTCGCGGACAAGCTGTTCCCCACGCTCATGACGCCGGTGCGCAAGGTCGAGGCCGACGACGGCGAGACCCAGAAGACCCTGTGGCGCCTGCACGACGGCACCCTGCTCGAGTCGGTGCTCATGCGCTACCCGGACCGCGCCACCTTGTGCATCTCCTCCCAGGCGGGCTGCGGCATGGCCTGCCCCTTCTGCGCCACCGGCCAGGGTGGGCTCGACCGCAACCTCTCCACCGGCGAGATCGTCGACCAGGTCCGCGCGGCCGCGGCCACCATGGAGGCCGAGGGTGGGCGCCTGTCCAACATCGTCTTCATGGGCATGGGCGAGCCGCTGGTCAACTACAAGCGTGTCGTCTCGGCCGTCCGCCAAATCACCCGCCCGGTCCCGGAGGGGTTTGGCATCTCCCAGCGCAACGTCACCGTGTCCACCGTGGGGCTCGCGCCGCTCATTCGCAAGCTTGCCGACGAAGACCTCTCGGTGACTCTCGCAGTGTCCCTGCACACGCCCGACGACGAGCTGCGCGACACGCTCGTGCCGGTCAACAACCGATGGTCGGTCCAGGAGGTCCTGGACGCGGCCCGCTACTACGCGGACAAGTCCGGACGCCGCGTCTCCATCGAGTACGCGCTCATCCGCGACGTCAACGATCAAGGCTGGCGCGCGGACATGCTGGGAAAGAAGCTGCACAAGGCGCTGGGCTCCAAGGTCCACGTCAACCTCATCCCGCTCAACCCCACGCCGGGCTCGAAGTGGGACGCCTCCCCGAAGGATCGCCAGGACGAGTTCCAGCGCCGCGTCATCGCCCAGGGCGTGCCCTGCACCGTGCGCGACACCAAGGGGCAGGAGATCGCGGCGGCCTGCGGCCAGCTCGCCGCCGAGGAGCGCTAG
- a CDS encoding LapA family protein: MPKNDSHENEVQLPETTVSAEPTPETELVPAPLPSEASNAPVSVPATTDAPTTPEKPKVKSTFAGGAWLALIVGALLLIVLLVFILQNQQAVALSFFNLHISLPAGVGFLLAAIIGALIMALVGGVRMFQLRRQIKKRR; the protein is encoded by the coding sequence ATGCCTAAGAACGATTCTCACGAGAACGAGGTTCAGCTCCCCGAGACCACCGTTTCCGCCGAGCCGACCCCGGAGACCGAGCTCGTCCCCGCTCCCCTGCCTAGCGAGGCGAGCAACGCTCCCGTGAGCGTACCGGCCACCACCGACGCGCCGACCACGCCTGAGAAGCCGAAGGTGAAGAGTACCTTCGCCGGCGGCGCGTGGCTCGCGCTCATCGTGGGTGCGCTCCTGCTCATCGTGCTTTTGGTGTTCATCCTCCAGAACCAGCAGGCCGTGGCGCTTTCGTTCTTCAACCTCCACATCAGCCTCCCGGCCGGCGTGGGCTTCCTGCTGGCCGCCATCATCGGCGCGCTCATCATGGCGCTGGTCGGCGGCGTGCGCATGTTCCAGCTGCGCCGCCAGATCAAGAAGCGCCGCTAG
- a CDS encoding TetR/AcrR family transcriptional regulator has translation MSAAGKDELLEAARSEFEAKGYKATSVAAIARRAGMAVGTVYLRYPSKYELFREVYAAVNREQKTRLRNSIDWSDPKRALVAWLEGNIEALASDPILAAWRDGALGPRLRAEVASPEVDFLSRQFETWRAEGRVTAELSGETVAGLLGAFDVLDRSAEVEPPTISFLLRAVMDSLFPE, from the coding sequence ATGTCGGCAGCGGGAAAAGACGAATTGTTAGAGGCGGCGCGAAGCGAGTTCGAGGCCAAGGGCTACAAGGCGACGTCCGTAGCCGCCATCGCGCGGCGGGCCGGGATGGCCGTGGGCACGGTCTACCTGCGGTATCCCTCCAAGTACGAGCTCTTCCGCGAGGTGTACGCGGCGGTCAACCGTGAGCAGAAAACCCGGCTGAGAAATAGCATCGACTGGTCCGACCCGAAGCGGGCCCTCGTGGCCTGGCTCGAGGGCAACATCGAGGCGCTAGCGAGCGATCCGATTCTTGCGGCCTGGCGCGACGGGGCGCTCGGCCCGCGCCTGCGCGCTGAGGTGGCCTCCCCGGAGGTTGACTTCCTCTCGCGCCAGTTTGAGACGTGGCGCGCCGAGGGGCGAGTGACGGCGGAGCTGAGCGGCGAGACCGTGGCGGGCCTACTCGGCGCGTTCGACGTGCTCGATCGCTCGGCGGAGGTTGAGCCGCCGACGATCAGCTTCCTGCTCCGCGCGGTGATGGATTCCCTCTTTCCCGAGTAA
- a CDS encoding cytochrome b5 domain-containing protein, which translates to MNIFNIHSFWEFEMLKTIIIAVVVLVACAAAFLFLQTPKNVGDPSKFNRAFSTSEQETLRTTQITPQELSDANGENGHLAWIAINGVVYDVTGAKDWQAPKWHHGVTPGGDVTEAFLTSGHGVEHIAGLTVIGSYAP; encoded by the coding sequence ATGAACATATTTAATATTCATTCATTTTGGGAGTTCGAGATGCTCAAGACCATCATCATCGCGGTTGTCGTGCTCGTCGCCTGCGCCGCGGCGTTCCTCTTCTTGCAGACCCCGAAAAACGTCGGCGACCCCAGCAAGTTCAACCGCGCCTTCAGCACGTCGGAGCAGGAAACGCTGCGCACCACCCAGATCACCCCGCAGGAGCTTTCCGACGCCAATGGTGAAAACGGCCACTTGGCCTGGATCGCCATCAACGGCGTCGTCTACGACGTCACCGGGGCCAAGGATTGGCAGGCACCGAAGTGGCACCACGGGGTCACACCCGGCGGCGACGTCACCGAGGCCTTCCTCACGTCCGGCCACGGGGTCGAGCACATCGCCGGGCTCACGGTCATTGGCAGCTACGCCCCCTGA
- a CDS encoding phosphatidate cytidylyltransferase translates to MNQSARGFEHLPKPKNSAGRNLKAAISVGLGLGALVLLCVFVIPHGWYPLVAVAVAVATWEVHARLSEHGYLIHRSFLLIGGQLMVWMSWPFGPKGLVSAYVASVLLIMFGRLFHHGRNSAPKNYLRDMSVAIFVLTWIPLFGSFAAMLSLFQTDTVPGSYFIVTFMLCVIASDTGGYIAGVMFGSHPMAPAVSPKKSWEGFAGSVVGGMLVGALTVALLLQYHWWWGVVLGFLLVICATLGDLVESQFKRELGIKDMSAILPGHGGLMDRLDGMLPSAMVTWLLLSLVSVA, encoded by the coding sequence ATGAATCAGTCAGCGCGGGGGTTTGAACACCTGCCCAAGCCCAAGAACTCGGCGGGCCGCAACCTCAAGGCGGCCATCTCGGTGGGGCTGGGGCTGGGTGCGCTCGTGCTGCTGTGCGTGTTCGTCATCCCGCACGGCTGGTACCCGCTGGTGGCGGTCGCGGTGGCGGTGGCCACGTGGGAGGTGCACGCGCGGCTCAGCGAGCACGGCTACCTCATTCACCGCTCCTTCCTGCTCATCGGCGGGCAGCTCATGGTGTGGATGAGCTGGCCGTTCGGCCCCAAGGGGTTGGTGAGCGCCTACGTCGCCTCCGTGCTGCTCATCATGTTCGGGCGGCTGTTCCACCACGGCCGAAACTCCGCGCCGAAGAACTACCTGCGGGACATGTCGGTGGCGATCTTCGTGCTCACCTGGATCCCGCTGTTCGGCAGCTTCGCGGCGATGCTCTCGCTCTTCCAGACGGACACGGTGCCGGGCTCCTACTTCATCGTCACGTTCATGCTCTGCGTCATCGCCTCCGACACCGGCGGCTACATCGCGGGCGTCATGTTCGGCTCGCACCCCATGGCGCCGGCGGTGAGCCCGAAGAAGTCCTGGGAGGGATTCGCTGGCTCGGTCGTCGGCGGGATGCTCGTGGGTGCGCTGACGGTCGCGCTGCTCTTGCAGTACCACTGGTGGTGGGGCGTGGTGCTCGGCTTCCTGCTGGTCATCTGCGCGACCCTTGGCGACTTGGTCGAGTCCCAGTTCAAGCGCGAGCTGGGCATCAAGGACATGTCGGCCATCCTGCCCGGCCACGGCGGCCTCATGGATCGCCTCGACGGCATGCTGCCCTCGGCGATGGTCACCTGGCTGCTGCTCAGCCTCGTGTCCGTGGCCTAG
- the frr gene encoding ribosome recycling factor: protein MIDDILLESEEHMATTVERTRDELTNIRTGRANPAMFNGVIADYYGVPTPITQMSTISVPEARMLLIKPYEMSTMHDIENAIRNSDLGVNPTNDGQVLRVTIPQLTEERRKDMVKLARSKGEEGKIAIRNVRRKGMDGLKKIQKDGDAGEDEVQAAEKELDKVTSNYVSQIDDLVSKKEGELMEV from the coding sequence ATGATCGATGACATCCTGTTGGAGTCGGAAGAGCACATGGCCACCACGGTGGAGCGCACCCGCGATGAGCTCACCAACATCCGTACCGGCCGCGCCAACCCTGCCATGTTTAACGGCGTGATAGCCGATTACTACGGCGTTCCCACTCCCATCACGCAGATGTCCACCATCTCGGTCCCTGAGGCGCGCATGCTGCTCATCAAGCCCTACGAGATGTCCACGATGCACGACATTGAGAACGCCATCCGCAACTCCGACCTCGGCGTGAACCCCACCAACGACGGCCAGGTTCTCCGCGTGACCATCCCGCAGCTGACCGAGGAGCGCCGCAAGGACATGGTTAAGCTCGCCCGCTCCAAGGGCGAGGAGGGCAAGATCGCCATCCGCAACGTCCGCCGCAAGGGCATGGACGGCCTGAAGAAGATCCAGAAGGACGGCGACGCCGGCGAGGACGAGGTTCAGGCTGCCGAGAAGGAGCTGGACAAGGTCACCTCCAACTACGTCTCCCAGATCGACGACCTGGTTTCCAAGAAGGAAGGCGAGTTGATGGAGGTCTAG
- the pyrH gene encoding UMP kinase, which yields MEQAAQRSGYKRVMLKLGGEMFGGGAVGIDPDVVQGVARQIASVARQGYEIAVVIGGGNFFRGAQLQQRGLDRNRSDYMGMLGTVMNCLALQDFLEQEGIDSRVQTAINMAQVAEPYLPLRAKRHLEKGRVVIFGAGMGMPYFSTDTTAAQRALEIDCEVLLMAKAVDGVYSDDPRTNPDAKFYSEITPREVIEQGLKVADATAFSLCMDNNMPILVFNLLEEGNIARAVAGERIGTLVKS from the coding sequence ATGGAGCAGGCTGCTCAACGTTCCGGATACAAGCGCGTGATGCTCAAGCTCGGAGGTGAGATGTTCGGCGGCGGCGCTGTGGGCATCGATCCGGACGTGGTGCAGGGCGTCGCCCGCCAGATCGCCAGCGTGGCCCGCCAGGGGTACGAGATCGCCGTGGTCATCGGCGGCGGCAACTTCTTCCGCGGCGCCCAGCTGCAGCAGCGCGGCCTGGACCGCAACCGCTCGGACTACATGGGCATGCTGGGCACGGTCATGAACTGCCTCGCCCTGCAGGACTTCCTCGAGCAGGAGGGCATCGACTCCCGCGTCCAGACGGCCATCAACATGGCCCAGGTCGCCGAGCCGTACCTGCCGCTGCGCGCCAAGCGCCACCTCGAGAAGGGCCGCGTGGTCATCTTCGGCGCCGGCATGGGCATGCCGTACTTCTCCACGGACACCACCGCCGCCCAGCGCGCCCTCGAGATCGACTGCGAGGTGCTGCTCATGGCCAAGGCCGTCGACGGCGTCTACTCCGACGACCCCCGCACCAACCCCGACGCGAAGTTCTACAGCGAGATCACCCCGCGCGAGGTCATCGAGCAGGGGCTCAAGGTCGCCGACGCCACCGCGTTCAGCCTGTGCATGGACAACAACATGCCCATCCTCGTGTTCAACCTTCTCGAGGAGGGCAACATTGCCCGCGCCGTTGCGGGCGAGCGTATCGGCACTTTGGTGAAGTCCTGA
- the tsf gene encoding translation elongation factor Ts has protein sequence MANYTAADVKKLREITGSGMLDCKKALEETAGDFEKAVEVLRIKGAKDVGKRAERNATEGLIAVSGNTMVEINSETDFVAKNAEFKDFAQKVADAAAAVKANSAEELAAADVDGKTAAEAIQELSAKIGEKLELRRAVTLEGENVSVYLHHRSADLPPAVGVLVAYQGEGDAAKEAAHAAAMQVAALKAAYLTREDVPAEVVEKERSIAEQITREEGKPEKAIPKIVEGRLNGFYKDVVLLEQASVADNKKSVKQVMDAAGITLTGFARFEVGQH, from the coding sequence ATGGCGAACTACACCGCTGCTGACGTTAAGAAGCTCCGCGAGATCACCGGCTCCGGCATGCTGGACTGCAAGAAGGCTCTGGAAGAGACCGCTGGCGATTTCGAGAAGGCTGTCGAGGTCCTGCGCATCAAGGGCGCCAAGGACGTCGGAAAGCGCGCAGAGCGCAACGCTACCGAGGGCCTGATCGCCGTGTCCGGCAACACCATGGTCGAGATCAACTCCGAGACCGACTTCGTTGCCAAGAACGCCGAGTTCAAGGACTTCGCTCAGAAGGTCGCCGACGCCGCTGCTGCCGTGAAGGCTAACTCCGCCGAGGAGCTCGCCGCTGCTGACGTCGACGGCAAGACCGCCGCCGAGGCCATCCAGGAGCTGTCCGCAAAGATCGGTGAGAAGCTCGAGCTGCGTCGCGCCGTCACCCTCGAGGGCGAGAACGTCTCCGTCTACCTGCACCACCGCTCCGCCGACCTGCCGCCGGCAGTGGGCGTGCTCGTGGCCTACCAGGGCGAGGGCGACGCCGCCAAGGAGGCCGCTCACGCAGCCGCCATGCAGGTTGCCGCTCTGAAGGCTGCCTACCTGACCCGCGAGGACGTTCCGGCCGAGGTCGTCGAGAAGGAGCGCTCCATCGCCGAGCAGATCACCCGCGAGGAGGGCAAGCCGGAGAAGGCTATCCCGAAGATCGTCGAGGGCCGCCTGAACGGCTTCTACAAGGACGTCGTCCTGCTCGAGCAGGCTTCTGTTGCCGACAACAAGAAGTCCGTCAAGCAGGTCATGGACGCCGCCGGCATCACCCTGACCGGTTTCGCTCGCTTCGAGGTTGGCCAGCACTAA
- the rpsB gene encoding 30S ribosomal protein S2: MAVVTMRELLDSGVHFGHQTRRWNPKMRRYILTDRNGIYIIDLQQTLTYINEAYEFVKETVAHGGTILYVGTKKQAQEAVATEAERVGMPYVNHRWLGGMLTNFQTVSKRLHRMKELQAMDAAENGYEGRTKKEVLMLTRERTKLERVLGGIADMQKAPSALWVVDTNKEHIAVNEAHKLNIPVVAILDTNCDPDLVNYPVPGNDDSIRSIEILTRVVSHAVIEGKKAREERALAAAKEAAGDANKTEAAAKVEATEEVAAKVEAPAESAE, translated from the coding sequence ATGGCAGTCGTAACCATGCGAGAGCTCCTTGACTCCGGTGTCCACTTCGGCCACCAGACCCGCCGTTGGAACCCGAAGATGCGTCGTTACATCCTCACCGATCGTAACGGCATCTACATCATCGACCTTCAGCAGACTCTGACCTACATCAACGAGGCCTACGAGTTCGTGAAGGAGACCGTTGCTCACGGCGGCACCATCCTCTACGTCGGCACCAAGAAGCAGGCCCAGGAGGCCGTCGCTACCGAGGCTGAGCGCGTCGGCATGCCGTACGTGAACCACCGTTGGCTGGGCGGCATGCTCACCAACTTCCAGACCGTCTCCAAGCGTCTGCACCGCATGAAGGAACTGCAGGCCATGGACGCAGCCGAGAACGGCTACGAGGGCCGCACCAAGAAGGAAGTCCTCATGCTGACCCGCGAGCGCACCAAGCTCGAGCGCGTCCTCGGCGGCATCGCCGACATGCAGAAGGCTCCGTCCGCTCTCTGGGTCGTCGACACCAACAAGGAGCACATCGCCGTCAACGAGGCTCACAAGCTCAACATCCCGGTTGTGGCTATCCTCGACACCAACTGCGATCCCGATCTCGTCAACTACCCGGTCCCGGGCAACGATGACTCCATCCGCTCCATCGAGATCCTGACCCGCGTCGTCTCCCACGCCGTCATCGAGGGCAAGAAGGCCCGCGAGGAGCGCGCCCTGGCCGCCGCCAAGGAGGCCGCTGGTGACGCCAACAAGACCGAGGCTGCAGCCAAGGTCGAGGCCACCGAAGAGGTTGCCGCCAAGGTTGAGGCTCCGGCCGAGTCCGCTGAGTAA
- a CDS encoding murein hydrolase activator EnvC family protein, with protein MATLFRALVLSICTASSFLVVSCVAVAGPARAYVNPATGGPSPRGVVRGFDNPPQNWLPGHRGVDLDARVGQAILSAGSGRVAFAGTVAGVPAVSVDHAGGIRTTYQPVAALVREGEEVAEGQPIGTLLPTTDGSRGLHWGARTGPNEYVNPLGLLAPPKIRLKPQPGG; from the coding sequence ATGGCGACACTTTTTCGAGCTCTTGTCCTGTCAATCTGCACCGCTTCGTCCTTCCTCGTCGTGTCGTGCGTGGCCGTGGCAGGCCCGGCGCGCGCCTACGTCAATCCCGCCACGGGCGGGCCCTCCCCGCGCGGGGTGGTGCGCGGCTTCGACAACCCGCCGCAGAACTGGCTGCCGGGCCATCGCGGGGTGGACCTCGACGCCCGCGTGGGCCAGGCAATCCTGTCGGCCGGCTCGGGGCGCGTGGCCTTCGCCGGGACGGTGGCCGGGGTGCCAGCGGTCTCCGTCGACCACGCGGGCGGGATCCGCACCACCTACCAGCCGGTGGCTGCCCTCGTCCGCGAGGGCGAGGAGGTAGCCGAGGGGCAGCCGATCGGGACACTGCTTCCCACGACCGACGGCTCGCGCGGGCTGCACTGGGGCGCGCGCACGGGACCTAACGAGTACGTCAACCCGCTGGGGCTTCTCGCACCGCCCAAGATCAGGCTCAAGCCGCAGCCGGGCGGCTAG
- a CDS encoding tyrosine recombinase XerC, producing MGESVARAKHEDRDHSSGSSASPSLTQLGELIEEYGEHLLFVKGRSPATVRGYVSDLQSFAEGSPDLADFTLGNLRLWLAEAVEAGRSRATIARRTAAARGLSTWLVKRGLLGKDEAARLAAPAAERPLPKVLSKNQAEELMHAATHGSEHEVRRDEAILELLYATGIRVSELAGANVEDLDLPKRLIRVTGKGNKQRLVPFGKKAHEALRSWLDESRPQLAAPGQQALFVGVRGGRIDPRQVRRVVERAGRQVDVSGLGPHALRHSSATHVLDGGADLRIVQELLGHSSLQTTQIYTHVSTQRLKDAFDQAHPRA from the coding sequence ATGGGTGAGTCAGTAGCGAGGGCGAAGCACGAAGACCGGGACCACAGCTCCGGTTCTTCGGCTTCGCCCTCGCTCACGCAGTTGGGGGAGCTGATCGAGGAATACGGCGAGCACCTGCTGTTCGTCAAGGGCCGATCGCCCGCCACCGTGCGCGGCTACGTCTCCGACCTGCAAAGCTTCGCCGAAGGCAGCCCGGATCTTGCCGACTTCACCCTCGGGAACCTCAGGCTCTGGCTCGCCGAGGCCGTCGAGGCGGGCAGGTCGCGGGCGACCATCGCCCGCCGCACAGCCGCCGCGCGCGGGCTGTCGACCTGGCTGGTCAAGCGCGGGCTCCTCGGCAAGGACGAGGCCGCCCGCCTTGCCGCCCCCGCCGCCGAGCGGCCCCTGCCCAAGGTCTTGTCCAAGAACCAGGCCGAGGAACTCATGCACGCCGCCACCCACGGCAGCGAGCACGAGGTGCGCCGCGACGAGGCGATCCTGGAGCTCCTCTACGCCACCGGCATCCGCGTCTCCGAGCTGGCGGGCGCGAACGTCGAGGATCTCGACCTTCCCAAGCGGCTCATCCGGGTGACGGGCAAGGGAAACAAGCAGCGGCTCGTCCCGTTCGGGAAGAAGGCGCACGAGGCGCTTCGATCCTGGCTCGACGAGTCCCGCCCCCAGCTCGCCGCGCCCGGCCAGCAGGCGCTCTTCGTGGGCGTTCGCGGCGGGCGCATCGATCCGCGCCAGGTGCGCCGCGTCGTCGAGCGCGCGGGCAGGCAGGTCGACGTCAGCGGGCTCGGCCCCCACGCGCTCAGGCACTCCTCGGCCACCCACGTCCTCGACGGGGGAGCGGACCTGCGCATCGTCCAGGAGCTGCTCGGCCACTCTTCGCTGCAGACAACGCAGATCTACACCCACGTGAGCACGCAGCGGCTCAAAGACGCCTTCGACCAGGCTCACCCCCGCGCCTAG